One genomic window of Sporosarcina ureae includes the following:
- a CDS encoding sensor histidine kinase, with translation MNKNIKLAIWSALVTLVVIALPSIIHYAPQLVGKSFTDQEEFTYRMEQVYDNLSTTVLNPIDLKKAEKELVVSRDEIEEYRQRYGTLSEQLDNIQQQYDERITDAKSKKNETLLLALVKERNMKLEDIQKNFKSDHYVEDKIRLEKANALARQINETENSQETNIPIAYDLVNIETGERFSRGDVEVTALFHQKFTDATGYFRANSAVYDNGYSDYSMEQDSMYTDDVEGTSTAYDDDYFDYSMEHDSTFTDDVEGISNPTQYFEGTVIIPADATVSGEMAKENDQFIRGKYMIYVLWILGVLALAALFTVMKFQKEWVLQSRFATTYSRWKIDVKVVFLLFTTFILTLYFQSAIYNIFNQFRYLSLGTIGNITVSFLLVGVLFTSLLAFQVVHLFILYREPGRLMKDWQESFTMQFVKDIRVTFSNRTIGVQLSLLLMIFFLAGIGLVGGFMQPTLLIIYFFCVLFVALPALFIFVKKTAYLTRILAATNDMAAGHLTQAIPVKGTSQLAKHAANLNNLREGVRVSINEQAKSERLKTELITNVSHDLRTPLTSIITYTDLLKDETLTAEERAKYVGILDQKSQRLKTLIEDLFEVSKMASGNLEMVKQRVDLNQLIQQALAEHAEEFVDQDLHIRTTLPEEPVFAMVDGQKWWRVLDNLLINVWKYSLPGTRVYVNLQQVGSNARIILKNVAKYELTDNTDELFERFKRGDESRQTEGSGLGLAIAQSIVELHGGRMEVEVDGDLFKVTIDVVGG, from the coding sequence ATGAACAAAAATATAAAATTGGCCATCTGGTCCGCACTCGTGACGCTTGTAGTGATCGCATTGCCGTCCATTATTCATTATGCGCCGCAGCTTGTTGGCAAGTCGTTTACTGATCAAGAAGAATTTACTTACAGAATGGAACAAGTATATGATAATCTGTCGACTACCGTACTTAATCCAATTGACCTGAAAAAAGCGGAGAAAGAATTAGTGGTTTCACGGGATGAAATTGAAGAGTACCGACAGCGATACGGTACACTTTCTGAACAGCTTGATAATATTCAGCAACAATATGATGAACGAATTACGGATGCGAAAAGCAAGAAAAATGAAACCTTGCTATTGGCTCTAGTTAAAGAGCGGAATATGAAATTGGAAGACATTCAAAAGAACTTTAAAAGCGATCATTACGTGGAAGACAAAATTCGTTTGGAAAAGGCAAATGCTTTAGCGCGTCAAATTAATGAGACAGAAAATAGCCAGGAAACGAATATTCCGATTGCCTACGATCTCGTTAATATTGAAACGGGCGAACGATTTTCTCGGGGAGATGTCGAGGTAACGGCACTCTTTCATCAAAAATTTACTGATGCAACAGGATATTTCAGGGCGAACTCGGCTGTGTATGACAATGGCTATTCCGATTATTCAATGGAACAAGACTCAATGTACACAGATGACGTAGAAGGAACCAGCACGGCGTATGACGATGACTACTTTGATTATTCAATGGAACACGACTCAACCTTCACAGATGATGTAGAAGGAATCAGCAACCCTACGCAATATTTCGAAGGAACAGTTATTATTCCTGCAGATGCTACAGTGTCAGGGGAAATGGCCAAGGAAAATGATCAATTCATTCGTGGAAAATATATGATATATGTATTGTGGATTCTCGGTGTGCTTGCTCTCGCGGCATTGTTTACAGTTATGAAGTTTCAGAAAGAGTGGGTGCTCCAGTCAAGATTCGCTACCACGTATTCACGCTGGAAAATCGATGTGAAAGTAGTCTTTTTACTGTTCACTACGTTTATTCTGACACTTTATTTCCAATCGGCTATCTACAATATCTTCAATCAGTTTAGGTACCTAAGTTTGGGGACAATCGGTAATATCACCGTCAGTTTCTTGCTGGTTGGTGTACTGTTTACTTCATTATTGGCGTTTCAAGTTGTTCATTTATTTATACTATACCGCGAACCTGGACGACTGATGAAGGATTGGCAGGAAAGCTTCACGATGCAATTTGTGAAAGATATTAGAGTCACGTTCAGCAATCGTACGATCGGTGTACAGTTATCGTTGTTACTGATGATCTTTTTCCTTGCCGGCATAGGCTTGGTTGGTGGATTCATGCAACCGACGCTCCTAATCATCTACTTTTTCTGTGTACTGTTTGTCGCACTACCAGCATTATTCATTTTCGTGAAAAAAACAGCTTATTTAACTCGTATATTGGCTGCAACGAATGATATGGCAGCGGGTCATCTGACGCAAGCGATCCCCGTCAAAGGTACATCACAGCTTGCGAAACATGCAGCGAACTTGAATAATCTTCGCGAAGGTGTTCGCGTATCGATTAATGAGCAAGCGAAGAGTGAGCGGTTAAAAACAGAGCTAATTACGAATGTCAGCCATGACTTACGGACGCCGCTTACTTCAATCATTACGTATACGGATTTATTGAAAGATGAGACGTTAACTGCGGAAGAACGCGCGAAATACGTCGGCATTCTGGATCAGAAATCCCAGCGCCTGAAAACGCTCATTGAAGATTTATTTGAAGTATCCAAAATGGCAAGCGGTAATTTAGAAATGGTGAAGCAACGTGTGGATTTGAATCAGTTGATACAACAAGCATTGGCAGAACACGCGGAAGAATTCGTTGATCAAGATTTGCATATTCGAACTACTTTACCTGAAGAGCCAGTGTTTGCGATGGTAGACGGTCAGAAGTGGTGGAGAGTACTTGATAATCTGCTCATCAATGTGTGGAAGTATTCGCTGCCTGGTACCCGAGTGTACGTCAATCTTCAGCAAGTCGGATCGAATGCACGTATCATCTTGAAGAATGTCGCGAAATATGAACTTACAGACAATACGGATGAATTATTCGAACGCTTTAAGAGAGGCGATGAGTCGAGACAAACGGAAGGTTCGGGTCTCGGGCTGGCTATTGCTCAATCTATTGTCGAGTTGCATGGCGGTCGAATGGAAGTGGAAGTGGATGGAGATTTATTCAAAGTGACGATTGATGTCGTAGGTGGGTAA
- a CDS encoding ABC transporter permease, which translates to MKKLGLVLLGIIAGLILALNIGPIIVLAVTGAIALVSYHYWRKSQSMFAKVVWMTVLIISVIGSISNIGAFIGIIALIGVYYVYRKWKDRNVNPNVISNDPFTNFERQWNELTK; encoded by the coding sequence ATGAAGAAACTTGGATTAGTTTTACTAGGCATTATAGCAGGTTTAATTCTAGCGCTAAACATAGGTCCAATCATTGTTTTAGCCGTAACAGGCGCGATCGCACTGGTTAGCTACCACTACTGGAGAAAGAGCCAGTCGATGTTCGCGAAAGTAGTCTGGATGACGGTTTTGATCATTAGTGTTATCGGCTCGATTTCAAATATCGGCGCATTCATCGGGATCATCGCGTTGATTGGAGTCTATTATGTATATCGCAAATGGAAAGACCGCAATGTAAACCCGAACGTCATATCTAATGACCCGTTCACAAACTTTGAACGCCAGTGGAATGAACTGACAAAATAA
- a CDS encoding DinB family protein yields MGALQQFYMARGYTLSLIKRADDYAWDVQPEGFSNTVRWNVGHIYSLTEDLLHRALNDYPVDKLEWTEFFAPGTSPSTWPSSPPVEEELVAAMKDQSKRISKLTEQQLAHRLSTPLSIGKFITMETVDEVLQFLTWHEGLHAGLIDGLIKANK; encoded by the coding sequence ATGGGTGCATTGCAACAATTCTACATGGCGAGAGGTTATACATTAAGTCTCATTAAACGTGCAGACGATTACGCGTGGGACGTTCAACCTGAAGGTTTTTCTAATACTGTACGGTGGAATGTAGGACATATCTATTCATTAACTGAAGATCTTCTTCACCGCGCACTGAATGACTACCCAGTCGATAAGTTAGAGTGGACTGAATTCTTCGCGCCAGGAACGAGTCCATCTACTTGGCCGAGTAGTCCTCCAGTTGAAGAGGAGTTAGTCGCTGCGATGAAAGACCAAAGCAAGCGTATATCGAAACTAACCGAACAACAGCTAGCCCATCGATTGAGTACACCACTTTCTATCGGTAAATTCATTACGATGGAAACTGTCGATGAAGTTCTGCAGTTTCTTACTTGGCATGAAGGTTTGCATGCAGGTTTGATTGATGGCCTAATTAAAGCGAATAAGTAA
- a CDS encoding PspA/IM30 family protein: MNAFWHKLKYTVQEELNGLMEKPQKKENPLELLNQYFLDAQKQTAEIGKLLERQGRLKEELETECQDADLMAMKRRRQLELAEVTGDAELIAFAQEEVEAYEGRVARLSTSIQDATKELLSLERKFEEMKHRVKDMRVRQLQLMGKENVTRAQEKMDRFVKPDQSFSTLDDLHSYIENLGGRTRTPQTHSSMEQRLDSLEKSNAKSQDIV, translated from the coding sequence ATGAACGCATTTTGGCACAAATTGAAATATACAGTACAAGAAGAGTTGAATGGTTTGATGGAAAAGCCGCAGAAGAAAGAAAATCCGCTGGAGTTACTGAATCAGTATTTCCTAGATGCGCAAAAGCAAACAGCGGAAATCGGTAAGTTGCTTGAACGTCAAGGAAGACTGAAAGAAGAATTAGAAACCGAATGTCAGGACGCGGATTTGATGGCGATGAAACGTCGTCGTCAGCTAGAACTTGCTGAAGTGACAGGAGATGCAGAGTTGATCGCGTTCGCTCAAGAAGAAGTAGAAGCATATGAAGGACGAGTTGCCCGTTTGTCTACGAGTATCCAAGACGCTACGAAAGAATTGCTGTCATTGGAACGGAAATTTGAAGAGATGAAGCATCGCGTGAAGGATATGCGTGTTCGCCAGTTACAATTGATGGGCAAAGAGAATGTGACACGCGCGCAAGAAAAAATGGATCGATTCGTTAAGCCCGATCAGTCATTTTCTACGCTTGATGACTTGCATTCGTACATCGAAAATCTGGGTGGAAGAACGAGAACGCCGCAAACGCACTCGTCAATGGAGCAACGTCTAGATTCTTTAGAGAAATCTAACGCAAAATCTCAAGATATTGTGTAA